A single Candidatus Aminicenantes bacterium DNA region contains:
- a CDS encoding FKBP-type peptidyl-prolyl cis-trans isomerase produces MKKTHILTFILLLMLFAACGKAASESAAKPLKAGDLDNQKKKVSYAIGLDIGKNFKERALDVDLEILIQGLRDAQGSGQPLLSSEEIQKVMTQFQQDMMKVEQEKRTGQAQINKAKEEAFLKENAQKPGVKVTASGLQYKVLSKGSGPLPKVTDTVKVHYRGTLLDGTEFDSSYKRNQPAVFPLNGVIKGWTEALQLMKVGSKWQIFLPSSLAYGEQGAGQVIPPNATLIFDVELLGIEKTETAAPKK; encoded by the coding sequence ATGAAAAAGACTCATATTCTCACTTTCATCCTTCTGCTGATGCTTTTCGCCGCTTGCGGCAAAGCCGCCAGCGAATCGGCCGCTAAACCGCTCAAGGCGGGAGACCTGGATAATCAAAAAAAGAAAGTCAGCTATGCCATCGGCCTGGATATCGGCAAGAATTTCAAGGAACGGGCGCTGGACGTTGACCTGGAAATCCTGATCCAGGGGCTGCGCGACGCCCAGGGGAGCGGCCAGCCGCTGCTCAGCAGCGAAGAGATCCAGAAGGTCATGACCCAGTTCCAGCAGGATATGATGAAAGTCGAGCAGGAAAAGAGAACGGGCCAAGCACAGATCAACAAGGCCAAGGAAGAGGCGTTCTTGAAGGAAAACGCCCAAAAGCCCGGCGTCAAGGTCACCGCCAGCGGCCTGCAGTACAAAGTGCTCAGTAAGGGCTCCGGCCCGCTGCCCAAGGTCACCGATACGGTCAAGGTCCACTACCGCGGCACCCTGCTCGACGGTACTGAATTCGACAGCTCCTACAAACGCAATCAACCGGCCGTCTTCCCGCTCAACGGCGTGATCAAGGGCTGGACGGAAGCCCTGCAGTTGATGAAGGTGGGCTCCAAGTGGCAGATATTCCTCCCCTCCAGCCTGGCTTACGGGGAGCAGGGCGCCGGCCAGGTCATCCCGCCCAACGCCACCCTGATCTTCGACGTCGAGTTGCTCGGCATCGAGAAAACGGAGACCGCCGCGCCGAAAAAATGA
- a CDS encoding 4Fe-4S dicluster domain-containing protein, whose translation MAHVTARSAYKKLTERINLYPQGAPPAETLFRILELLFSETEAALVAQLPIKPFTAKKAARLWRKSEAEARNILETLAGRGILVDSTPENGPTVYFLPPPMAGFFEFSLMRLRSDINQKLLAELFYQYLNVEEDFIKGLFCSGETQLGRVFVHETALNAENSLHVLDYERASEIVKTAHHISVGICYCRHKMEHVGRACAAAQDICLTFNNTAAFLTRRHIARAIDAAEGLDLLQQARAEHLVQFGENNRRSVNFICNCCGCCCEAMIAARRFGFLHPVHTSNFIPVIDEHSCTGCGKCVEACPVEVLGLVTANDPKRPKRKIARLNKDLCLGCAVCVAACSSGRISLESRPRRVITPLDSTHRAVVMAIERGKLQNLIFDVQAHWNHRAMAAILGVILRLPPLKQVLASRQMKSRYLEFLLEKLKY comes from the coding sequence ATGGCCCATGTGACCGCCCGTTCGGCATATAAAAAACTGACCGAGCGCATCAACCTTTATCCGCAGGGAGCTCCCCCGGCCGAAACCCTCTTTCGCATCCTGGAACTGCTGTTTTCCGAGACCGAAGCCGCCTTGGTCGCCCAGCTTCCCATCAAGCCTTTCACAGCGAAAAAAGCTGCCCGTTTGTGGCGTAAATCCGAAGCGGAAGCGCGCAATATCCTGGAGACGCTGGCCGGGCGCGGAATTCTGGTGGACTCAACGCCCGAAAACGGTCCGACCGTCTACTTCCTCCCCCCGCCCATGGCTGGATTTTTCGAATTTTCCCTGATGCGCCTGAGAAGCGACATCAACCAGAAACTGCTGGCCGAACTTTTTTACCAGTACCTCAACGTCGAGGAAGACTTCATCAAGGGGCTTTTCTGCAGCGGTGAGACGCAGCTGGGCCGGGTTTTTGTCCATGAGACCGCTTTGAATGCTGAAAATTCACTGCATGTTTTGGATTACGAACGGGCATCAGAGATCGTTAAGACCGCCCACCATATCAGCGTCGGCATCTGCTACTGCCGGCACAAGATGGAGCATGTCGGCCGGGCCTGCGCCGCCGCGCAGGACATCTGCCTGACCTTCAACAACACGGCCGCTTTCCTTACCCGCCGCCACATTGCCCGGGCCATCGACGCGGCCGAGGGGCTCGACCTGCTGCAGCAGGCCCGGGCCGAGCACCTGGTGCAGTTCGGCGAAAATAACCGCCGCTCGGTAAACTTCATCTGCAACTGCTGCGGCTGCTGCTGCGAGGCGATGATCGCCGCCCGCCGCTTCGGCTTCCTGCACCCGGTCCATACGAGCAACTTCATCCCGGTCATCGATGAACATTCATGCACGGGTTGCGGTAAATGCGTGGAAGCCTGCCCGGTCGAGGTTTTGGGACTGGTCACGGCCAACGATCCCAAGCGCCCGAAAAGGAAGATCGCCCGGTTGAACAAGGACCTGTGCCTCGGCTGTGCCGTCTGCGTGGCCGCCTGCTCCAGCGGCCGCATCAGCCTCGAATCGCGACCGCGGCGGGTGATCACCCCCCTCGACTCGACCCACCGGGCCGTGGTCATGGCCATTGAGCGGGGCAAGCTGCAAAACCTGATCTTCGATGTCCAGGCCCATTGGAACCACCGGGCCATGGCCGCCATCCTCGGGGTCATCCTGAGACTGCCGCCGCTGAAGCAGGTTCTGGCCAGCCGGCAGATGAAATCGCGCTACCTGGAATTTCTGCTGGAAAAGCTGAAGTATTGA